One stretch of Streptomyces sp. NBC_01363 DNA includes these proteins:
- a CDS encoding TetR/AcrR family transcriptional regulator produces the protein MTEGMSLRERKKLQTRHRLLAAATALFAERGFDKVSVAEIAEAAEVSKMTVFNYFAGKEDLVLAPMEEHVGDVARAVRDRAPGESALAAVRGQFLAGVERRDPSVGMSDEPVVLGVRRLIMETPALLTRAHAFSMRSFDLLAEALIEEGEEPAIARIAGAQLIGTRNSLIYANQLRLLAGESADSIAPDAVALAERGFGLLATGLGAFATRS, from the coding sequence ATGACCGAGGGGATGAGCCTGCGCGAGCGCAAGAAGCTCCAGACGCGGCACCGCCTGCTGGCCGCGGCCACCGCACTCTTCGCCGAGCGCGGCTTCGACAAGGTCTCGGTCGCCGAGATCGCGGAGGCGGCCGAGGTGTCGAAGATGACTGTCTTCAACTACTTCGCCGGCAAGGAGGACCTGGTCCTCGCCCCCATGGAGGAGCACGTCGGCGATGTGGCGCGCGCGGTACGGGACCGGGCCCCCGGCGAGTCCGCCCTGGCCGCCGTGCGCGGACAGTTCCTGGCCGGCGTCGAGCGCCGCGATCCCTCGGTCGGAATGAGCGACGAGCCGGTGGTGCTCGGGGTGCGCCGGCTGATCATGGAGACCCCGGCGTTGCTCACCCGGGCCCACGCGTTCTCCATGCGCTCCTTCGATCTGCTCGCCGAAGCGCTGATCGAGGAGGGTGAGGAGCCGGCCATCGCCCGGATCGCGGGCGCCCAGCTGATCGGCACCCGCAACTCCCTCATATACGCGAACCAGTTGCGGTTGCTGGCGGGGGAGTCGGCGGACTCGATCGCGCCGGACGCCGTCGCGCTCGCCGAGCGCGGATTCGGCCTGCTCGCCACCGGCCTGGGCGCCTTCGCCACCCGGTCCTGA